Below is a genomic region from Microbacterium sp. KUDC0406.
CCGTGATCCTGTCGAAGCTGATGGCGAAGAACCCGAAGTCGAAGACCTTCGACGTGTCCTCTCCGACCGTTCCCGTCGTCGGCTGAGACCACCGGGTGCGGTCGGGCGCGTTCTGCGCGGCCGATAGCAGCGAAACGCCGTGTCGCTTGAGGGCGCAAACGCCCGTCGCCGCTTACGTTCATTCGTGAGAACGCAATACCGGGAAATACTTTACACCTCTAGTTGAGGTTTAAGGTTCACATTCTTCAGGCTCGACATAACGGAGGCCGGCCATGAGCCAGAACCAGAACTACCTCGCCGTGATCAAGGTCGTCGGCGTCGGCGGTGGCGGTGTCAACGCCGTCAACCGCATGATCGAACTCGGCCTGCGCGGCGTCGAGTTCATCGCCGTCAACACCGATGCGCAGGCGCTGCTGATGAGTGATGCCGACGTCAAGCTCGACGTCGGTCGCGAGCTCACCCGCGGTCTCGGCGCCGGTGCAGACCCCGAAGTTGGTCGTCGCGCCGCCGAGGACCACGCCGAGGAGATCGAGCAGGCGCTCACCGGCGCCGACATGGTCTTCGTCACCGCCGGCGAGGGGGCGGCACCGGAACCGGTGGCGCCCCCGTCGTGGCGCGCATCGCCAAGTCGATCGGTGCACTGACCATCGGCGTCGTCACCAAGCCGTTCTCGTTCGAGGGTCGCCGGCGTCAGAGTCAGGCCGAGGCGGGCGTCTCGAAGCTGAAGGAAGAGGTCGACACCCTCATCGTGGTGCCGAACGACCGTCTCCTCGAGATCAGTGACCGAGGGATCTCGATGATCGAGGCCTTCGCCACCGCCGACCAGGTGCTCCTCGCCGGTGTGCAGGGCATCACCGACCTCATCACCACGCCGGGTCTGATCAACCTCGACTTCGCCGACGTGAAGTCGGTGATGCAGGGGGCAGGGTCGGCTCTGATGGGCATCGGCTCCGCGCGCGGTGCGGACCGTGCCATCAAGGCCGCCGAACTCGCGGTCGAGTCGCCGCTGCTGGAGGCGTCCATCGAGGGTGCGCACGGCGTGCTGCTCTCGATCCAGGGCGGATCGAACCTGGGCATCTTCGAGATCCACGACGCCGCCGACCTGGTCAAGGAGGCGGCGCACCCCGAGGCGAACATCATCTTCGGCACGGTCATCGACGACACCCTCGGCGACGAGGTGCGGGTCACGGTGATCGCCGCCGGCTTCGACGGCGGAGAACCCGCACCGCGGCTCGAGCCGATGGTCGTGGAGCGTCCCGCCGCGCCGCTGCCCGAGGTGCAGGTCGAGAAGGCCGAGGACACCGCTCCCGTGGAGGAGAAGAAGGTCACCGTCCCGGCGATGAGCTTCGAGCCCGCCATCGACGACGACAACGACCTCGACATCCCCGAGTTCCTGAAGTGACCGTCGGTCGCGCGGTCGTCCCCGCTCCGGCGGGAAGGCCGCGCGACACACCCGGAGGATCGGCGGGTGAATCACCGATCCGCACCCCGACCGGGGTTAACCTCGAACCAGGCCCAGACGACCAACCGGAGGACACGATGGGAAACCCGCTGAAGAAGACCATGGTGTATCTCGGCCTCGCCGACGAGGAAGAGGTGTACGAGGACGAGACGCCGCAGCAGGCGGCTCCCGCCGCGCGCCCGCATCGCGAGCGTGAGCGCGAGGAGCAGGCACCTGCTCCGGTCACCCCTCTGCGTCGGCCCACGGCCGTCCGTCAGCCGGCAGGAGGCGCCGTGAACGAGATCCTCACCGTGCACCCGAAGCAGTATCGGGACGCTCAGCTGATCGCCGAGAACTTCCGTGACGGCATTCCGGTGATCATCAACCTCTCGCAGATGAGCGATGCCGACGCGCGCCGCCTCATCGACTTCGCGAGCGGTCTGTCTCTCGGACTGTACGGACGTATCGAGCGGGTCACCAGCAAGGTCTTCCTGCTGTCGCCCGAGAACATCGCCGTCTCCGGTCACGGCGGCCTCGCCCAGGCGGAGTCCGCCGGGTTCGATCAGTCCTGACCGCAGCCGGCCTTGGAGATCTTGGGCCTCATCGGCGGCATCCTCAACCTGCTGCTGCTGCTGTACCTGCTGGTGCTGTTCGTCCGGCTGATCCTGGACTACATCCCGCTGTTCAACCGTGAATGGCGCCCGAAGGGTGCCGGGCTGGTCGCGGCGGAAGTGGTGTACACGATCACGGATCCGCCGATCCGGTTCTTCCGTCGGCTGATCCCTCCGCTGCGCATCGGCCAGCTCTCGCTCGACTTCGGATTCGCGCTCACGATGCTCTGCGTGCTGATCCTGATGTCGATCGTGCGCGCCGTCTTCCGCTGAGCACTCGCCTTCGCAGGTCTCGGGTCGGGGACGATGCTGGCACCCAGGCGCGCCCCCGGGCACCGCCACCGATATTCATCGCCAGTGCTCGTCATCTGGCGCATCGCACTCATCGAAAGAGGAGCCACCCATGGCACTGTCCCCGGATGACGTCGTCCACAAGGAGTTCCAGCACGTTCGCTTCAAGGACGGATTCGACCCGGATGAGGTCGATGACTTCCTCGACGAGATCGTCATCGAGTGGCGCAAGGCCCTCGAGGAGAACGCCGAGCTGAAGGCGAAGCTCGCGGCCTACGAATCCGGTGAGAAGGCGGCCGCCCCTGTCGCGTCGGCCCCTGCAGCGGCCGCGCCGATCGCCCCCGAGGTCGCCGGCTCGGCGACCGCCACGGCCGGGATCATCGAGCTGGCCCAGCGCCTGCACGACGAGCACGTCGCCGAGGGCGAGGCCAAGCGCCAGCAGCTCATCGCGGAGGCGCAGACCGAGGTCGAGCGCATCCGGCGCGACGCCGAGGCGAAGCAGCGCGAGCAGTCGGCGCGCCTGGAGCGCGAGCGCAACACGCTCGAGGGCCGTATCACCGAGCTCCGTGAGTTCGAGCGCGACTACCGCTCCAAGCTGCGCAGCCTGATCGAGGGTCAGCTCCGCGACCTCGATCAGAGCGCGGCGTCGACGGACTCGACCCCGGTCTCGGCCATCGGGCTGTAAGTCGTTGGTCCGTCGTCCCCTTCGTCGGTCGGCGGCCGGTGCGATCGTCGCGATTCTCGCGGCGGTGGTGCTGGCCGCCGATCAGTTTGTGAAGTACCTCACCATCACGCATCTGCCGTACGGTGAGCCCGTTCCGGTCCTGGGCGAGTTCCTGCAGCTGATCTACGTGCGCAATCCGGGCGCGGCCTTCTCGATCGGCAAGGAGGCCACGTGGATCTTCACGATCGCCCTGGCGGTCGTGGCCGTGATCATCGTGTGGAAGGCCTTCGGGCTGCGTTCCCGGCTCTGGGCGGTGGTGCTCGGATGCCTGCTGGGCGGTGTCCTCGGCAACCTGACGGATCGCATGCTCCGCGACCCCGGTTTCCCGGTCGGTGAAGTCGTCGACATGATCTCGATGCCCTGGATGATGCCCGCGATCTTCAACGTCGCAGACATCTTCATCGTCACGGGCATGATCTCGGTCGCCCTGCTGGTGCTCTTCGGACTGCGGTTCGACGGCACGCGGGAGCGCGACCATGAGGCTGCCGAGAAGGCTGAAGCCGAGGGCGCGGCGGCCGAGGGCGCGGCGCCGGGGGTCCAGCCCTCTCCGGAGAGCTGAGCGTGGAGTCGCGCACACTGCCGGTGCCGGACGGACTCGACGGCGCACGCGTCGACGCGGCTCTGGCGAAGATGCTGGGCTTCTCCCGCACCTTCGCTGCCGAGGTCGCCGAGGCAGGCGGCGTCTCACTCGACGGAGCGCCTCTGGGCAAGTCGGACCGCCTGCGCGGCGGCGGCTGGCTCGAGGTCAGCTGGCAGCCCAAGGAAGAGCCGCGCATCGTGCCGATCGCGGTCCCCGAACTGGGCATCGTGCACGACGACGATGACATCGTCGTCGTCGACAAGCCCACCGGTGTGGCCGCGCATCCCTCGCTGGGCTGGGAGGGGCCGACCGTGGTCGGCGCCCTGGCCGCAGCCGGGTTCCGGATCGCCACCAGCGGCGCTCCGGAGCGTCAGGGCGTGGTGCACCGCCTCGACGTGGGCACCAGCGGCCTCATGGTCGTAGCCAAGACCGAGTCCGCCTACAGCGCGCTCAAGCGGGCGTTCAAGGAGCGCACGGTCGAGAAGATCTACCATGCGGTCGTGCAGGGCCACCCCGACCCGCTGGTCGGTACGATCGACGCCCCGATCGGGCGGCATCCGCACCACCAGTGGAAGTTCGCCGTGGTGCCGGACGGCAAGCCGTCGGTGACCCACTACGAGACGCTCGAGGCGTTCCCCGGAGCCTCGCTCCTGGAGATCCACCTCGAGACCGGGCGCACTCATCAGATCCGCGTGCACATGGCTGCGCACCGGCATCCGTGCGTCGGCGACCCGCTGTACGGGGCGGATCCGCGGATGGCCGAGCGTCTCGGCCTGACCCGGCAGTGGCTGCACGCGCACCGGCTCGCGTTCACCCACCCGGCGACGGGCGACTGGGTCGAGTTCGAATCGCCCTACCCCGCCGACTTCCAGCACGCCCTCGAGGTGCTGCGCGGCGAGTGATGTCGGACGCCGGTGCGAGACTGACGTCCATGGACATCGAGGTTCGCCCCGCGACCGAGTTCGAAGACGTCGCCGTGCTCGTCGGCCCGAAGAAGCCGACGTCGAACGTGTGCTTCTGCCTGAGCTACCGCATCGGCAGCAAGGAGAACGTCGCGCTGCGCGGCGCGGCGCGCGCCGAGCGCGTCCGTGAACTCTGTCATCAGGACCCGCCGCCCGGCGTGATCGCCTACGGTGACGGCGAGCCGGTCGGGTGGGCCGCGCTGCACCCGCGGCGCGAAACGAGCTTCGCCAGGAACCGCCTCATCCCGCACATCGACGACCTCGACGTGTGGTCGCTGTGGTGCTTCCGGGTCCGGCCGGGCTTCCGGAAGCAGGGGATCATGCACGCGCTCATCGACGGCGCGGTGTCCTACGCCCGGGAGCAGGGCGCTCCGGCGATCGAGGGATATCCGGTCGACAACGGCGTCGACAGGGTGAACCTCACGATGGCCTACGTCGGCACGAGGTCGCTGTTCGAAGGGGCGGGGTTCACGAAGGCGGCCGACACCGACTCGGTGCTCGATGGATTCCCGCGCGTGCTGATGCGGCTCGATCTGGGCTGAGTCCGAGGCGACGGGTCAGAGTTCGGCGCCGCGGGCCGCGGCGACGGCCGCATCGAGCGACCGCTCCAGGAAGGCGACCACGGCATCGCGGTCGGCGTCGTCGTCCACGGCAAGGGTGACGAAGACCTCCTCGGCGAACGAGACCCAGGCGCGCAGCGTGATCCGCAGAGCGCGTGAGTCCGGCTCGCCGACCTCGGCGAGCGCCTCCAGTAGGTGGGCGGCGTTCAGTTCGCGGGACTCGTCGACGACCGCGCGCACCGCCGGGTCGCCGCTCGCGACGCCGCGCACGAGCGAGAAGAACGTGCCGCGGTGCTCACGCACGAACATCGCGATGCGCTCCAGCGTGTCGCGCACGCGCTCGCGCGGCGGCAGCTCGGGGCGGGGAGCAGTGGCGGTGAGCAGTGCGTCGCGCGCGGTGGTGACGACGGCGCGGTGCATGCCCTGGCGGGTGTCGAAGTAGTGGAAGATCAGGGCGCGCGAGACGCCGGCGCGCGCGGCCAGCTCGTCGATGGTCAGCTCGTCGAGCGGGTGATCGCTGAGAAAGTTCACGCCCGTGGCGACCAGCTGCGTGCGTCGCTCATCCGGGGTGAGACGGACGCGGCGCTCGACGGACATGGCGAAATCCTATCGGCGGACGTTATTGACTAGGAGTCAATGAGGGTTATGCTCGTAAGCGCGTCGACGAGGATGCACACTCCAGGAGGATCGATGAAGAAGCCCAAGTTCTCGAAGCTGACCACCACTCATGGCGGGCGGATCGCGCTGGCCGCCGTCCCGGTCGGGATCGCCGCCGCGGTCCTCATGGGGGGAGTGGCCCAGGGACAGGTCCCGGTGTCGTTCGCCGTGTCGGGCAGCCAGTTCCAGATCAGCGCGAGCCAGCTCGAGGGCACCGGCTTCTCGCAGTACGCCGGCGTGGCCACCGACACCGAGGGCGGCAAGCACACCGTCGCCATCGCGAACATCAAGAGCGCAACGCTGGCGGATCTCTGCCAGTCGGTCGTCACCGAGACCCCGCTCGGAAAGGTCGGCGTGCTGATCAAGGCGGGCGGCGGCGACGCACCGGCATCCGCCTCCGACCTGCAGATCGGCATGACAGGTCTGAAGGGCGATGCGTCGTTCGGCCACATCCGCATCGGTGTGGACGCCTCGACCGTCAGCACGAAGGAGAAGGGCACCGCGGGCGACTTCGCCCAGGACGCCGACACCGTCTCGATCAAGGGCCTTCAGCAGACGGCGTGGAGCACGCAGGCCTCGGTGTTCACGCTGACCGGCATGACCCTGGAGCTGACGGACGGATCAAAGGGATGCTTCTGAGCGGATCCCATCCGATGTCGAAGAGCGAGGACCTGGACGGCACGATGTCGTCGCGACGGGAGCGTCGCGCTGCCGCGCATGAACCCGACGGCGCGGACGCGCCGGAGCTGGATGCGCTGCTCGCCGAGGGCGAGGCGGAGGCCGCCGCCGAGCAGGCGTCCGAGCACCTCGGCGGGTGGCAGCGCTTCCGGGCCTGGGCGAAGCGCCGGCCGTTCGTCGGCGGGCTGCTGGTCGCCGTGGCGGGAGTGGAGATGTTCTTCTCCGGTCAGCTCGACATCGGCCATCTGCACGTGCAGCTCGGCATCGAGGGGCTGCAGGCGACGATCATCCCGATCGCGCTGCTGCTGCTCGGCGTCCTGGCGATCGCCATGCCCGTGCACCATGTGTTCTACGGCGTGATCGCGCTCGCCGTCGCGCTGTACTCGCTGATCGGCGTGAACCTCGGCGGTTTCCTCATCGGCATGATCATGGCCTCCGTCGGCGGCGTGCTGGTGGTGGCCTGGATGCCGCCGGAAGCGCGCGGAGCCGGAAGGCCGAGAGGTCTCCTCGTGACGGCTCGCCGCACGAGGCTCGCGGCCGCCGTACTGGCGGTCGGTGCGCTGGTGACGCCGCTGACGGTGGGGGCCGCCACGGCGCCGGCCGCGACGGTCCGGCACACCGGATTCTGCGACGTCCTGCCCTGGCTCTGCCCGGCGCCGAAGCCGGCGGATCCTGCGCCGACGCCGTCGAGGAGTGACCCGGCATCCGCCACGCCTGCACCGGATCCCGGCACGGACGAGGCTGCGGACGACGGAGCGAAGGGCACGGCTCCAGTCGCGAAGGGCACGGCACCGACCCCGACGCCGTCCCCGGTCGTCGCGCAGCCCGACGCCGGCGCACCGGTCTTCACGGACATCCCGGCTCAGATGGGATCGAAAGGGCTGTCGTTCAGTGGCCTGAAGTCGATCGGCATCGTGACCGTGCCCACCAAGAGCGGCAAGGACGTGCGCGTGCTGAAGATCAGCGCCGACGCCATCACCATCACCGGCTTCTCGCTGACGGTGCGCCCGCCGGACGGACCGGGCCTGGTGACCAAGGCCGACACGATGGCGCTGCGCGGGAACGTGACGGTGTACATCGGCTCGATCACTGCGGAGGGGCACGACGGCAAGACGCTGACACTCGGCCTGGACACGCCGCCCGCGCTGGACGACATCAGGCCGGGACTTCTGCGCGTGACGATGGGCCTCGTCGGCACGCTCGCCGACTCGATCTCCTACACCAACACGAACCAGTACATGGTGGAGTGAGCCTGACGGCACCGGCACGGCCCTGACCGGGTCTCCGGTGTCGGGGCCGCCTCGTAGACTCGAAGCATGGCATCCGACTCCTTCGTCCACCTCCATGTGCACAGCGAGTACTCGATGCTGGACGGTGCGGCGAAGATCGCCGCGATGACCCAGGCCGCGGCCGACTACGGCATGCCGGCGATCGCGGTGACCGATCACGGGAACACGTTCGCGGCGTTCGAGTTCTACAACGCGGCCAACGCCGCAGGCGTCAAGCCGATCATCGGCCTCGAGGCGTATCTCACTCCGGGAACCCACCGTGGCGACAAGTCGCGTGTGGCGTGGGGTTCGCCGGATCAGAAGAGCGACGACGTCTCCGGCGCCGGCGCGTACACCCACATGACGATGTGGAGCCAGAGCACGCAGGGCATGCACAACCTGTTCCGGCTCAGCTCCCTGTCGAGCATCGAGGGCTACTACTTCAAGCCCCGTATGGACCGTGACCTCCTCCAGACCTATGGCAAGGGTCTGATCGCCACGACCGGCTGCCCCTCGGGTGAGGTGCAGACCCGCCTGCGTCTCGGTCAGTACGACGCGGCGCGTGCTGCGGCGGCGGAGTTCCAGGACATCTTCGGCAAGGAGAACTACTTCGCCGAGATCATGGACCACGGCCTGTCCATCGAGCGGCGGATCATGACGGATCTGCTGCGCCTCGCCAAGGATCTGAACATCCCGCTGGTCGCGACGAACGACTCGCACTACACGCACCAGCACGAGGCGGATGCGCACGAGGCCCTGCTGTGCGTGCAGTCGGGGTCGACCATGGACGACCCGAACCGGTTCAAGTTCGACGGTGACGGCTATTACATCAAGACCGCGGCCGAGATGCGGCAGCTGTTCCGCGACCATCCCGAGGCGTGCGACAACACGCTGCTGATCGCCGAGCGCTGCCAGGTCGAGTTCGACACCTCCGCGAACTACATGCCGAAGTTCCCGGTGCCCGACGGCGAGACCGAGGACAGCTGGCTGGTCAAGGAGGTCGAGAAAGGCCTGCACTACCGCTACCCGAGCGGCATTCCCGACAAGGTGCGCAAACAGGCCGAGTACGAGCTCGGCGTCATCCTGCAGATGGGCTTCCCCGGCTACTTCCTGGTCGTCGCGGACTTCATCAACTGGGCGAAGAACAACGGCATCCGGGTCGGACCGGGCCGAGGCTCGGGCGCGGGATCGATGGTCGCCTATGCGATGAAGATCACCGACCTCGACCCGCTCGAGCACGGCCTCATCTTCGAGCGATTCCTCAACCCGGATCGCGTCTCCATGCCGGACTTCGACGTCGACTTCGACGACCGCCGTCGTGGCGAGGTGATCGACTACGTCACAGAGAAGTACGGCTCCGAGCGCGTCGCGCAGATCGTCACCTACGGCACCATCAAGTCCAAGCAGGCGCTGAAGGACGCCGGTCGTGTGCTGGGCTTCCCCTTCAGCATGGGCGATCGTCTCACGAAGGCGATGCCGCCCGCGGTGATGGGCAAGGACATGCCGCTCAGCGGCATGTTCGACAGCGCGCATCCCCGCTACAAGGAGGCCAGCGAGTTCCGCGCGCTGATCGACACCGACTCCGAGGCGAAGACGGTGTTCGACCGGGCACTCGGCCTGGAGGGCCTGAAGCGGCAATGGGGTGTGCACGCTGCGGGCGTGATCATGTCGTCGCATCCGCTGCTCGACATCATCCCGATCATGAAGCGCGAGCAGGACGGCCAGATCGTCACGCAGTTCGACTACCCGTCGTGCGAGTCGCTCGGGCTGATCAAGATGGACTTCCTCGGGCTGCGCAACCTCACCATCATCTCGGACGCCCTCGACAACATCCGCATGAACAGGGGCGAGGAGCTCGACCTCGAGCACCTCGAGCTCGACGACCGCGCGGTGTACGAGCTGCTGGGCCGCGGCGACACGCTCGGCGTGTTCCAGCTCGACAGCCCGCCGCTGCGCTCTCTCATGCGTCTGATGAAGCCCGACAACTTCGGCGACATCTCGGCGCTCATCGCCCTGTACCGGCCCGGGCCCATGGGGGCCAACTCGCACACGAACTACGCGCTGCGCAAGAACGGGCAGCAGGAGATCACGCCGATCCACGCTGAGCTCGCCGAACCCCTCGCCGACATCCTCGAGGAGTCCTACGGTCTGATCATCTATCAGGAGCAGGTCATGGCGATCGCCCAGAAGGTGGCCGGCTTCAGCCTCGGACAGGCCGACATCCTGCGTCGAGCGATGGGCAAGAAGAAGAAGTCCGAGCTGGACAAGCAGTACGCGGGCTTCTCCGGCGGCATGAAGGAGCGCGGCTACGGGGAGGGCGCCGTCCAGGCGCTGTGGGACATCCTGCTTCCCTTCTCGGACTACGCGTTCAACAAAGCGCACTCGGCGGCGTACGGTCTGGTCTCGTACTGGACGGCCTATCTCAAGGCGCACTATCCCGCGGAGTACATGGCGGCGCTGCTGACCAGCGTCGGGGACTCGAAGGACAAGATGGCGCTGTACCTGAACGAGTGCCGTCGCATGGGCATCAAGGTGCTGCCGCCCGATGTGTCGGAATCGATCAACTTCTTCGCGGCCGTGGGCGAGGACATCCGTTTCGGTCTCGGTGCGGTCCGCAACGTCGGCAGCAACGTCGTCGACGGCATCATCGAAGCGCGCAAGGACGAGAGGTTCACCTCGTTCCACGACTTCCTGAACAAGGTGCCGCTGCATGTGGTGAACAAGCGCACGGTCGAATCCCTGATCAAGGCGGGCGCGTTCGACACGATGGGCAACACCCGCCGGGCTCTGCTGGAGGTCCACGAGGATTCCGTCGAAGCAGCGGTGAGCACGAAGCGCCGGGAGGTGAACGGCGAGGTCGGATTCGACTTCGACAGCCTCTGGGAGGCCGACGAGGTTCCCCCCGCACAGGTGCCGGAGAAGCCGGAGTGGACCAAGAAGGACAAGCTCGCCTTCGAGCGCGAGATGCTCGGACTGTACGTCTCCGACCATCCGCTCGCCGGGCTCGAGGTGCCGTTGGCCAAGCACGCCTCGATCTCGATCCACGACCTGCTCGCCTCAGAAGACCTGCGGGACGGCGATCAGGTCACCGTGGCGGGGCTGGTCACCAGCGTGCAGCACCGCGTCGCGAAGGCCAGTGGCAACCCCTACGGCATGATCACCGTCGAGGACTTCAACGGCGAGGTGACCGTCATGTTCATGGGCAAGACGTACACCGAATTCCAGCACGTCCTGCAGCAGGACGCGATCCTCGCCGTCCGCGGCCGGGTGTCCCGTCGCGACGACGGCCTCAACCTGCATGCTCAGTCGGCGTTCGCGCCCGACATCGGCTCGTTCGACGCGGCGGGCCCGCTCTCGCTGGTCGTCGCCGAGCAGCGCGCGACCGAACGCGTGATGACCGAGCTGGCCGAGGTGCTCCGGCGCCACTCCGGTGAGACCGAGGTCGTGCTGCGGGTGCATCGCGGCGGCTCCGCCAAGGTCTTCGAGGTGCCGATGCCCGTCTCGGTCACCGCCGACCTGTTCGGCGATCTGAAGTCCCTTCTCGGTCCGTCCTGCCTGGGCTGAACGCTGTCGTCAACCGTCACGGGCGGCGGGCGCACGGCCGTCGCCGGTAGGATCGGGTCGCGTACCCGGCGCCGCGACCTCCCCCGACCGCGCGTCGCGACGAAAGGAGACCACCGATGAGCACAGCGGCCCCCGACGACGGCGTGCTGTACGAAGAGCAGGTCGAACCCGAGTACGGCATCCTCGGGATGACTCTGAGAGAGCTGCTGATCGTCGCCCTGTGGGTCGTCGGCTTCGTCGTGTCGTTCTTCCCGCTCGGCGGTCACGGCGCGTCGTCGCTCTGGCAGAGCGGTCTGCACTGGATCCTGCCGGTCGCCGTGCCGACGGTCGCGGTGTTCCTGATCGTGCTGCGGAGGTTCTCCCCGGAGGGGATCCGGCGCGTCGGGTCACTGGGCGTGGACCAGTTCGCGTCCGTCGCGTTCTCGGTGTCCGCCCTGCTCTGGGTGCAGCTGATCTGGGACCTCGCAACCGCGTCGGTGTCGGATGGCGCCTTCCTCGTCGGCTGGTCTCCGATCGTCGAGACGGTGGTGGCGCTGGGCCTCGTCGTGCTCACCGTGCTCGCGCCCCTCATCCCCGGGCTGAAGGACGACTTCCACGGCCGTCTCGAGACGCTGGCGCACCGGAACGCGAATCCGGCCCGTCCGGTGATCGCGCGTCCCCGGCCCGAACGGGAGATGCTCGCGATCGAGGCCCCGGTCGATCGGACCGAGGACACCGAGGCTGCCGAGGACACCGAGGCGGACCTCCTGTTCGCGACAGGGACGGACGCCGTGGCGGAGGTGCTCCCGGTCGCGCATCACGACGTCGATGACCGCGCGGACGAGGTGACAGCCGTCGAAGAGATCGCCGACGTGGCCGACGACGTGACGGCCGACGACGTGACGGCCGCCGACGTGACAGCCGTCGAAGAGATCGCCGACGACATCGCCGACGAGGAGACCCATCCGGCGGGCGAGCCCAGGACGAAGGAGGCCGCACAGCCGTTCTGGATCCTCAGCCCGGATGCGCGAGACGTGCTCGACGAGCACGGCCGGACGCTCTTCAGCGTCGGACCGCACGCCTGGGCGCTGGTCATCGAGGATCGCGGCGGCGCCTACGTCGTCCGGCATGATGACGGCCGCATCGGCTATCTGCACGACATCACGAACATCACGAAGGGCTGACCGGGTGCGCACCATCGATCTCCGCGGACGGGAACTCTCCGCCGCGGCCATGCTCGCTGCCGTACCGCGCGCCGCGCAGGCGCGCGCAGAGGCTCTGGACACGGCTGCGCGCATCGTCGACGACGTGCACCGTCGTGGCGAGGAGTCGCTGCGCGAGCAGGCCGAGCGCTTCGACGGCGTCTCCGGCCACGACATCCGGGTGCCGGCCGAGCACCTCGCCGATGCGCTCGACTCGGTGGACCCGCGCGTGCGCGCGGCGCTCGAAACGGCGATCGAACGGGTGCGCCGCGGGTCCGCGGCTCAGGTGCCCGCAGTCCGTGCCACCGAGATCGGACCGGGTGCGCGCATCGTGCAGCGCTGGCAGCCGGTCGATCGCGTCGGCGTGTACATCCCGGGCGGCAAGGCCGCGCTCGCCTCCAGCGTCGTGATGAACGTCGTGCCCGCGCAGGTGGCGGGCGTCTCCCGGATCGCCCTCGCCTCACCGGCGCAGAGCGCGCACGGCGGGCGGATCGACCCGACCATCCTCGCGGCCGCGGCGCTGCTCGGAGTGGACGAGGTGTACGCCATGGGCGGAGCGGGTGCGATCGGCGCCCTCGCCTGGGGTGTCGAGAGCCTCGGTCTCGATCCCGTCGACGTCGTCGCGGGACCCGGGAACAACTACGTCGCCTCGGCCAAGCGCGCCGTGGCAGGGATCGTCGGGACCGATTCGGAGGCCGGTGCGACCGAGATCCTGATCGTCGCCGACGCGAATGCCGACCCGCTGCTCATCGCCGCCGATCTCATCAGCCAGGCCGAGCACGACGAGCAGGCC
It encodes:
- the hisD gene encoding histidinol dehydrogenase, which translates into the protein MRTIDLRGRELSAAAMLAAVPRAAQARAEALDTAARIVDDVHRRGEESLREQAERFDGVSGHDIRVPAEHLADALDSVDPRVRAALETAIERVRRGSAAQVPAVRATEIGPGARIVQRWQPVDRVGVYIPGGKAALASSVVMNVVPAQVAGVSRIALASPAQSAHGGRIDPTILAAAALLGVDEVYAMGGAGAIGALAWGVESLGLDPVDVVAGPGNNYVASAKRAVAGIVGTDSEAGATEILIVADANADPLLIAADLISQAEHDEQASAVLVTDSRQLAERVAGEVATLAARTRHSERVAVALGGPQSAVVLVDDRAMAVAFSNAYAPEHLELHLADAESAADSFTSAGAVFLGDQTPVSLGDYMAGSNHVLPTGGQARYAPGLGAYTFLRPQQVISYDREALALVREGVVALAEVEGLPAHGEAVEARFGDRG
- the dnaE gene encoding DNA polymerase III subunit alpha, with product MASDSFVHLHVHSEYSMLDGAAKIAAMTQAAADYGMPAIAVTDHGNTFAAFEFYNAANAAGVKPIIGLEAYLTPGTHRGDKSRVAWGSPDQKSDDVSGAGAYTHMTMWSQSTQGMHNLFRLSSLSSIEGYYFKPRMDRDLLQTYGKGLIATTGCPSGEVQTRLRLGQYDAARAAAAEFQDIFGKENYFAEIMDHGLSIERRIMTDLLRLAKDLNIPLVATNDSHYTHQHEADAHEALLCVQSGSTMDDPNRFKFDGDGYYIKTAAEMRQLFRDHPEACDNTLLIAERCQVEFDTSANYMPKFPVPDGETEDSWLVKEVEKGLHYRYPSGIPDKVRKQAEYELGVILQMGFPGYFLVVADFINWAKNNGIRVGPGRGSGAGSMVAYAMKITDLDPLEHGLIFERFLNPDRVSMPDFDVDFDDRRRGEVIDYVTEKYGSERVAQIVTYGTIKSKQALKDAGRVLGFPFSMGDRLTKAMPPAVMGKDMPLSGMFDSAHPRYKEASEFRALIDTDSEAKTVFDRALGLEGLKRQWGVHAAGVIMSSHPLLDIIPIMKREQDGQIVTQFDYPSCESLGLIKMDFLGLRNLTIISDALDNIRMNRGEELDLEHLELDDRAVYELLGRGDTLGVFQLDSPPLRSLMRLMKPDNFGDISALIALYRPGPMGANSHTNYALRKNGQQEITPIHAELAEPLADILEESYGLIIYQEQVMAIAQKVAGFSLGQADILRRAMGKKKKSELDKQYAGFSGGMKERGYGEGAVQALWDILLPFSDYAFNKAHSAAYGLVSYWTAYLKAHYPAEYMAALLTSVGDSKDKMALYLNECRRMGIKVLPPDVSESINFFAAVGEDIRFGLGAVRNVGSNVVDGIIEARKDERFTSFHDFLNKVPLHVVNKRTVESLIKAGAFDTMGNTRRALLEVHEDSVEAAVSTKRREVNGEVGFDFDSLWEADEVPPAQVPEKPEWTKKDKLAFEREMLGLYVSDHPLAGLEVPLAKHASISIHDLLASEDLRDGDQVTVAGLVTSVQHRVAKASGNPYGMITVEDFNGEVTVMFMGKTYTEFQHVLQQDAILAVRGRVSRRDDGLNLHAQSAFAPDIGSFDAAGPLSLVVAEQRATERVMTELAEVLRRHSGETEVVLRVHRGGSAKVFEVPMPVSVTADLFGDLKSLLGPSCLG